The Leptospira paudalimensis region CCTCTGAATTGTGTCATTCTTTGGTCGAGCAAACTGGGAAGTTCCTTGACCGTTTTGTCTGCATTATAATGCAAAAAATCAATGAGAGTGTCTTCACCAAAAATTTCATCCCGTTCACTGAAGGCTTCTGTAATCCCATCTGAATACAAAAATAGTTTGGTTCCGGGTAAAAGTTTTAATTCTTGAACATGGTAATCTGTTTCTAAAATTCCTAACACACGTTGGGTTTTAGAATGTAATTTGATTTGGCCATCAGCACGCATTTCAATTAAGGAAAGATGACCTGCATTTACATATTTAAATACATTCTCAGTGGAGTCGAATATTCCACCAAGTAAGGTCATAAATTCATTCCCTTTGTATCTCGCACGAAAAAAGGAATTAATCTCTCGGAATAAACCTTCCAGCGAAGTACCATTTCTAAGTTGTTCTCTAACAATACCTTTAATAGCACTCACTAAAAATCCAGTTCCAAGTCCATGACCAGCAACATCACCTAACAAAACAATCATTTTGGTGTTAGAAATAGGAATGATGTCTAAATAATCTCCAGAAATACCAACAGCGGGTTTTGATATATAACCGTAATCAATCCCTTTTACTTCACTAGGTAAAATCAATCGTAATGTGTTGTCTACAATGGAAGCTGTTTGGATATCTCTTACAATTTTACGTTTTTGAATTTCATCTTCGAGTAAACTATAGTTCTCAAGTAACATTCCCGAAATTTTCACAACTTCATTAATGAATTTTAATTCTCCAATGGAAAAATATTTTTTATCTAATTTTTCACCGATCAAAATCATAGCTTGGATATTTTTTCTGTTTGAAGAAGAATCATAAGCTGGAAATGCCAATTGAACATGTAATCCTTTTAGAAAATTATAAAGTGTTTCTCTAAGTCCAATTCCATATTCTAAATGTGAGGTGACAGTGACACGATCAGTACTTTTGAAATAATTCCAAATCTCTGATTGCGGAGAAATTCTCATAAAATCAATATTTCTGAGATCAGTATTTGCGAATTGATCACCTGGGATTAGGATGATTAAATTAGAAACATTTACCGTTTCCTTAACAGTTTTGTTGATCGTGAGAATGGTTTTCCTCATTGATAATGGAGAAGATAATAACGCAGTGATTTTGTTGATACCGGCACTGAGTATTGGATTTTTCTCAAAAAACCAATAATCAAAAAGTTCCTTCACTTTCAGTTTCAGGGGAATTAAATACGCAGTTACCAAAAATAAAAATATAAAATTGAAAACCCATCTGTCTCTTAAGTAACGTATCGGTAAAAGATAATCTAAAACAAAAATTGAACCGACATAGGTTCCTAAAATAATAGCAACTAAAATTAAAGTAATAATACTCGGTGTAAAGATTACAAACGATGGAACAAAAGTATAACGGTATGTCCCATAGAAAAAACTGAGTATAAATAATAAGTACGTAAATATAAATAAAGATCGGTGAACATAAAACCAAGGAAAACCATCAAAAAACAAAATACTCGTAGGTAAGGCCACATAGATGACAATAGAAAATACCAAAACCAAACGTTTCAGAAGTGCTTCTTCTTGAGGTTTTGATCGTATTAACTCAACGACATTTGCAATGATATTAATCGATCCAAACAAAACTGTAATTGCATGCGCAACAATTCCGATTCGTTCAATCAGAATTAAGTCATACTTTTCTTGTGATGCAATCATTGCCATAATGAAAGATATCAAAACTTGAGGTAATAACCATTTTGAATTAATTTCCTTTCCTCGAAGGCGATAGATCAAATGGTATTGCAAAAAACTTCCTAAATATAATGTTAAAATGAATAAAAAAATGGAATTTTTGAAAGCGAGTACAAAAACATTAGATAAAATGATTATTCCAAAATTAAAGAAAAATCCAAATATTAATGCATCTCTTGTTGAATAGTAAAAATATACAGCAATTGCTAGGCTAAAAAACGCTAAAAATAAATCAGAAAAAAATACGCCCAAAACATCTGTTTTGCGAATATTCTTTAATTTAAATTCTTCTTCGTAAATTTCTCCATTTGAGTTTTTAAGTTTTAACTTATAGGAATCTATACTAGAAAAATCACTAATGGATTCAAACTTTTCCAAATCAGAAGTTACAATTGAATTTCCCCAATGGGTTTTATTTTCTTCACCAATATTAACAATTAAACCTGAAGGGTAATAATAAAAGGGAAGTTTTTTGGAGCTATTTTGAATTCCAATAAACGAAAAAAATAGGATTAGGAAAAATAGTAAAGAAGAGAGGATTGTGATTGCCAGTTCTCTCATTGGACTTCCAACTCTTTAAAATTAAACTTTAATACAGGTTCTCCGCGTTGTTGTATAATGATGGGACCTTTGTCCATGCTAATCATGTTTTTCCAACCCATACTCGCCACAACTTCTTCAGAATTTCGAATAATCTTAAATTGTTTTCCTTCTTGGATAATATAAAGTTCAGAATAACCAATTTTACCAATGATCATTTCGTAATTTTCTTTCCAATCTAACTTTTGAAAGGTGGACTGGATTAGTGTTTTAATATCAGAAAAACCCTTCAATAATTTTAATCTGGATTGTGAGTATACAACTCCTAAAATATAAGAAAGAATAATACCAATGTGTTGGTAGGATTTTCCTGCATTTAATATGACAAAAAACCAACTCCCATCTTCTACTTGGAAAAATTCGATTAAGTTTCGATTGGTTCGTTTGAACGGTGTAATTTCCCAACCAAGAATATTTGGAATTGTCCCTGTTTCTAATAAATTTTGTACACGTACAGCATACTCAGCTTCTTTTTGGTATTTTTTATTTTCAGAGATGTGATAAGAGAGGATATGATTATGGATTGTGAGTGCAGATTGACCAGCTAATAACGACAAACTGTGGCTTGCGTCCGAATTGGGAATATTAGATACTGCAATGAATCCAAATAATTTTTCTCGAAAGATAAAGGGATAAATATAATTGGCATGTAGTTCCATGAAGTCATTGTTAATGTTTTCATTTGAGAATGTATTGGCGACCGATGCCCCATTACGATTCGCTAATAAAAACGATTGAAAACTCGCTTTTACTAAAATGTCTTTTGTGGGGCTTAATTTTTTTTGCCTTCCGCGAAAATACGAGTGAAAGGCAAAAGTTCCATTTTGGGTCAAAACCGCCATCGTACCCGATTGACTGCCTGTAATTTTCACCATATCGGGAAAAACATTTTTGATCAATGCATCGAAATTAAATCGTTTGATAGCTTGGCGATATGACTCTGCGTCTTCTGTCAAATATTCAGACAAAAACTTTGTTCGCATATACCTTGCTAATCGTTCAATTAAAGGCAGATATAAAATGAGAGCAAAAGCGCTTGTCAATAGCAGTGCTAATTCTAATCGATAAGACATGGATTCAGGTATTTGTACTAAAATAATAAAATACGAAACATAAACTAATAAAATGAAAACAGTACGAGTGAATAAGTTTGTAACCGAAAGTTTTAATTGGTAACTTGACGGTAAAAAAAATTTCAATGAATTTTTTAACTTAGCTAAACTCATGTTGTGTAATAGGCATTTTCTTGGATGTATCCTTCAGTAAAGTCGCAACTCCAAAAAGTTTTTTGAAAGTTACCTGTATTGAGATCAACCGTAATGAAAATTTCTTCATTCGATTTTAAATACTCGGCTAACTTTGATTTGGTCTCATTGTTTGCACCTTTTACGGAAATCCCACCCAATTGGATTTCTAAGTGATCATATGGAATTGGTTCGTCAAAAACTTTACCAATTGCCATGATGAAACGTCCCCAGTTTGGATCCCCACCATATATGGCAGTTTTGACGAGAGGTGAGTTTAAAATTGATTTTCCAATTTTTGTTACTTGGAGATCATCTCTTCCATTTTTAACAGTCAGTTCTATTAATTTACTCGCACCTTCACCATCTCTAGCAATTTTTTTGGAAAGTTCTGTTGCTATGTCTTTTAACATAGATTCAAAATCCTGATCTGGGATGTTTCCTAGTTTACCAGAACACATCAATACAACGGTATCACTTGTGGATGTATCAGAATCAATTGTGATACAATTGTAAGTTTGGTCCACAACACGTTTTAAAATTCCATTTAAATCTTTTGATTCAGGTAAAAAATCACAAAGGATGTAGGATAACATCGTCGCCATGTTTGGTTCGATCATACCGGCACCTTTTGCAATTCCGTACATCACACCCTCATTTCCGTTATGCGAATATGTTCGGTAGGATATTTTTTTCTTGGTATCTGTTGTCATTATTGCTTCAGCTACTTCATCTAAATTTCCAGGTTTTAAGTTTTCTTTGGCAGTTGTGCAAGCGGTTAAGATTTTTTCGATGGGTAGAGGAACACCAATCACTCCCGTGGAAGATGGTAAAATATCTTCTTTGGTTATCCCTAATGATTTGGCTAAGGTTTCACAAATTTGATACGAATCCTTTATCCCTTTCTCTCCAGTTGCGACATTGGAATTTTTGGAATTGATGACAATGGCTTGTAAGTAACCATCTTTGATATGATCACGGCCAACATAAATGGGAGCTCCAGGAAAATTATTCCTTGTGAATACCGCTGCCGCATGGCAACGAACTTCAGAATAAATCACAGCAAAATCTAAACTTGTATCTTTGATTCCAATATTTTTGCCAAAGGAGTAAAATCCCAAAGGATACTTCATAATTACCTACCGGATACCAATATTCTATCCGGGGACTTCTCTTACGAGAATCTATTTTTTAGGAAAAACAAAGGAGAAAATGGAGCCACCTTTCGGATTGGGAGAAACAGAAACCTCACCAGAATGTAACCTTGCAATGTGTTTTACAATGGAAAGCCCAAGCCCAGTCCCACCCTCTTTTCTCGATCGGTTGGTATCTACTCTGAAAAAACGTTCAAAGATCCTTTCTGCATCTTCAGAAGAAATGCCAATGCCTTGGTCGATGACTTGGATCAAATTTTGTTCCTCTGTGGTGGATGCTTTGACAATGACACTGGAACCTTCTGGACTATAAGCAGAAGCGTTTGATATCAAATTTACGAGTAAATCTTCCAATAACAATCGATCCGCTCGAACCTTTAGGTCAAATGGAATGTCGAGAACCAGGTTTTGTTTTTTCTGAGAATAAATCACACCAAGAGATTCTGAAACATTTTTGACCAATTCTAAAATGGAAACATCAGTCAGATTTAAAACTGTTTTGTGGTTTTCTAATCTTGAAACCGTTAACATATCTTCTACAATGCGTATGAGCCGATCTGTGTTACGAAGAATGGCATCCAAAAATTTTCGTTCATTTGAATCAGGTGGTAGTTTTAGTTTATATTCTAAAGTCTCCGCATAACCTTTAATAGATGTAATTGGGGTTTTTAATTCATGGGATGCGTTTTGGAAGAATTGTTCTCTTATCAACTGGTTTTGTCTGTCTTCTGTTATATCAGAAATCACTCCAATATATAATTGAACCATCGCATCTGATTTAATTGGATAAATTCTTGCTGTATAAAAATGAATTCCATCCTGGAATTCTGTTTTTCCTTCTTTTCCAGATTTGATTTTGTCGGTGATAAAACTGAGTAGTTCTTTGTTTTTAATTGAAGGTACAAATTCTTTGAATTGTGAATTTTTTTCAATTAAGGTTTCGGCAATATTTCGATTCAAAAATAGAAATTTATGATTTCTATCAATTGCAAAAACACCCTCTTTTAAATTTTGAAGTAGGTAATTAAATTTTTCCTTTTCAACGGTAAGATCTAAAAATTGAACTTTAAGTCGCCTTGCCATTTCATTGATAGATGATGCAAGAGTTGCCAATTCACGAATGTCAGGTGATGACAATTCAACACCAAAATCACCCGCATTGATTTCTTTTGTTTTTTTCTCAACCGTTGCAAGAGGATCTGTGATTCGCATTGCAATGTTTGTTGAAATATAAAATGTCCCAAATATGGCAATGAGTACAAAACCAAAAAGAATAAGTGGTCTTACGGCTGGAACAACTAAATCATAAATATAAAATACACCCAATGCTAGGGTCAAAAGTACAAGTAAGAGACCCCAATTGAGAAGGAGAAGTGTTGAAAAAAAACTACGCATCTCGGAATCGATAACCGACTCCGCGGATCGTTTCGAGTCGTTCTTTTTCGGAGAGTAATTTATCTCTTAGTCGTTTGATATTCACATCTACAGTACGGTCAGTGACAAAAACGTCTTTGCCCCAAATTCGATCCAAAAGTTTGTCTCTGGAAAAGGCAACTCCTGGATTTCCAGCAAACAGCTGTAATAACTTAAACTCAATTAATGTTAGGTCAATCTCAGTTCCTTCAACAAAAACTTTGTGAGCAGTTGGATTGATTTGGATTTTTCCAGTGGTTATGGTTCCCTGTACTTCTTGGTTTGGATCTGTTGTCCTTCTTGTAACAGTTCGTACTCGTGCAACAAGTTCCCTGATATTAAAAGGTTTACGGATATAATCATCTGCACCTAACTCAAGTCCGAGTACCACATCGGTTTCGCCTGTTTTGGCAGTGACCATTAGGATCGGGATTTGTGGGTACTTTTCTTTGATCCTTTTGCATAGATCCATACCACCAATACCAGGTAACATTAAATCTAAGATAATGCCATCAGGGAGATTTTTTTCTAAACGTGGGAGGACTTCCATTCCATTATGGCAGACTTCTGTTTGGAAACCTTCTTCTTCCAAATGAAATTGGATAAGACCGGCAATGTCTTCTTCGTCATCTACAATCAATATTTTCATGAATTGCCTTTAAAATAACAGGGATTCATTACAAAAAGAATACAAAATGATGACAAAAAATCGATTCCTGATCATTTGCCAAGCATTTGATTGATGTCTCGGATTGCTTTTCGTTGGCGGAGTAGGATCAACCCTAAAAATCCAGTGAACAAAAAGAAAGCCAGTACGTACACCCAGAGTAATGATTTAAGTCGTGCTTGTTCTTTTTCGATCGCTTGGATTTCTTCTAAATGCGAAATGAGAAAGTAAAAATGATCTGCCTTCGGGTAGGATTTTTTCACTTCCAACCGTAGCTCGGAGACTAGAACCTTTGCCTCTTCTTTGGAAAGAGATTCCACTAATCGGATCGACTTGTCTAGGTCCATATTCAAAAATTCTTCTGCCGATGGGAGTGGTTCTGCAGACAATGCGGATACGAATAAAAATAAGAAGGAAATTAAAAGACCTTTCACAAACGTTTAAACCTCTTCAAATCCAAGTTTCTCTTTCCATGCATTCAGAAAAGGAATTCTTGTGTTGAGGAGTAAAAAGCCAAGCACTAAGGAATAAAAACAAAAAAACAAACTTGAGCTGATGAGGAGAGGGAGTAAATAAATGGAACTTTCATCTTGTTGGATGGAAAAAAGCATCGTTCCAAAGGGAATGAGTAATAATAAAAAGGAAACAAAGAGAGAAGAGAATAAAAACTTAAGAGGCAAAATTTGGCTTAACACTCTGACCCTAATGATGGACTGAACTTCCATGTGTTTTAGAAATGGATCTGGCTCAGAGAAAATTTCGTCAGGAAAAATAATCTTTTTATCCTTCGATTTCATGAGACCACCATTTCCTTAAAAGTTCCTTACCCCGCGAGATATGGCTTTTAATTGTATTCAGTTTGATATTGAGATCGTTAGCAATTTCCTTTAAAGGTTTGTTTTCAAAATAATGCAAATGGATCGGCAGTTGGTATGATTTTGGGAGTTTTGCAATGAGGGAATGTAATGTATGATGAGTTTCTTCTTTGTCCAAAATTTCGGCAACAGAAGGTTTTGATTTGTCTGCAAGACTCGAAACTTCTTCTGTCCAATCTGTGATGAGATGAGATTTCTTTTTATTAACTTTTGTTAAGCGAAATTTCGCAATTTGAAATAACCATGTAGAAAATTGAGCTTCTCCACGGAATTGGCTTAAGGATTCATAGGCTTTGAGAAAAACTTCTTGGGTAAAATCTTCTGCTTCTTCTTCCGATAAAAAAGCTTTGCGTGCTTGGGAAAATACCATCCCTTGGTAACGTTTCATCAGTACTTCAAATTGAGAAACATCTCCACGTAAAACGAGCTGGATGGAATTCCAGTCTTCGTCGTTACATTTCCGTTTGGTCTCTGTTAACGGCTCAGTTTGTAAAAGGTCAAGAGACCGAGTCCAATTGCGAATGGGATTAACCCTCCTAACATCGCCATAGAACGACCTAAGACGAGTATAAATACAAACGATAACGTAAATCCAGTGAATGTCAACAAAAGACCTAGTAAAAATGAATACAATCTGATGTCAAAACTCCACGGTTTGTACTGTCCTGATTGGATTAATGCCATTTTCTGTTTATGCCACCATTGGAACAAAAAAAACAAAAATGTGGTCCCAAAAATGATCCCAATGTGAGGGACTAAATACAAAGCCAAACGGTAAGGATCGGAACCACCTTGGTTTTGTATCTCTCTTAATAGTGTAACGATTGTTTCATACTGTTCAGGTGTCATGAAACAGCTTCTCCAATTAAATTTGATGCGTATGTACTAAGAAGTGACATACCTTCTGATTTGTCACATTGGAAAATTTGTAATCCAATATTCGTAGTATCGTTGTCTCCTTTTTTTAGACTTCGCAAACTTCCAAAAAATGTGTAAGGAGATGAGTTGATTTTTAATTGAAAGGAAACTGGTGAACCTATGGGTCTTCCATCGATATTTGTTCCTTTCGGAAGTGTCATTCCAATTCCACGTCCATCTTGGCTAATGTCTCTAACGGGTGTTGTGCGAATGATTGTTTCCCAATCTTTTGCATAAGCAAATTCAAGTTGGAAAACAAATTCTTCTGCTTTTTGGTCTAAAAAGCTAAGTAAGGGGCCAATACCTTCGGGACCTTCGATATTAGATTGTAAAACCGGATTACCTAAATCAGGTAAATTGCTGATGATTTCGAAGTAACCTAAGAGTACCTTACCATTGGCAAAAAATGGAAAAATTAATGTAGATTTTGTATTGCTGAGTAATAACGAATCCAAATAGGAACGGACGTACATTTCACTCAATTTTTTAGGACTATAAAATCCGCGATCGGTATAAAAAATCCTACGATTCGCATCACGGACATAATACGGAGCTTTCGATGTAGCTAGGGCTTCCATTAACTGTGTGTCAGCCGCATAATAAAAACCGATTTGGACTTTTTTGATAAAGTAACCAAAATTCGTTAGCACTTGTTCTAGGTGGATTTGCCACTGATTTAATGTTTGGTTGATGATAGAGGTTTTTCCGTAAATAGAAATTACGGTGCCTAAATCCGCAGTTTGTGCCATCTTTAAATCATATGCGGAAATGTCTTCGATCGCTGCTCGTTTTGCGGAACGTTCTAAAGGTTCGATTAAAATTTCGTATACTTGTAACAAATCGTCTTGGTACGGATTCACAGGTTTGACTCTAAGTTCCACACGATTTTCTTTTAGGACACAAACCAAGGATTTCGGTTTTGAAACCATGGGTTCCGTTGTTTCGATTGTGATGTGCACAGATTTTAAGATATCATTGACTGCGACTGGATTGGTAAGTGTGAATTTTTGATTGGTGTCACGGTCTTGTAGAACCGTAGTTGTCAGTTTGGAAACAATCCCTAAAAGTGTCCTTTGGTCAGTCAGTCTGTATTTTTTCATGGTCTAATGAGTATGATACGTAAAATCCTAATTTTCGCCATAGTTTTTCCATCCTTTTTGCCTCTTTTGGCAGAAAAACCTAAATACCAATATTTTGGTAAGGCATATGACCTAAACACAGGAAAGTACATTTATTCGGACAATCATAAAGAATATTATAATAATGGAAAACACACTCACTCCGAAATCCAATACAAAGATGCCAATGGAAAAGTATTTGGTTCCAAACACATTGAGTTTGATCAAAATTCGGAAGTACCAACCTTTAAGACAGTTGATGATAGAGATGGTTATACGGAAGGAGCTGATGTAAAAGGAAAATCGGTTCGTTTATTTTTTAAACGGAAAAAAGAAGATCCTCTTTCTGAAAAAACATATACTCCAAAATCTCCCGCTGTGATGGATGGAGGTTTCGATTATTTTGTAAGGAACAATTGGGAACCATTGTCTAGAGGAGAGAGAATGTCTTTCCACTTCATCGCTCCAGTACAACTTGATGATTATAAATTTGCGGTTTTAAAAATCAAGGATGGTGAGTGGAAAGGAAGACCTGCCCTTTACCTCAGATTAGAAATTGATAACTTTCTTTTGAAACAAGTTGTGAAACCATTTCTTTTGGTGTATGATGTACAAACTCGTCGTATTTTACAATTCGAAGGTCTTTCCAATATCAATGATGAAAATGGGAAAAGTTTGAAAGTGAAAATTGTTTATGATTATCCAAAGGATGTATTGGAACCTTGACAAAAAGGAGTTTTGACCAATTTTTTAAAAACCCTCGGCAATGGAGGGAAGATTTGGTTGCAGTCGGCGGTGATTTCTCCGTTGATCGACTGTTATACGCATATACACATGGCATTTTCCCTTGGTCTGAGGATCCAATTCGTTGGTATTGTTTGGATCCTCGTGCCATTTTTGACATTCATCGAGTTCATTTTTCTAAAACCGTTCTTCGCAAAGTAAGACAAAAAAAATTTCGTATCAGTTTTAACGAAGCATTCCCGATCGTCATGCAAGCTTGTTCTTATCGGGAAAAGGATAACACTTGGATCACTCCAGGTTTTATCGATGGTTATTTGGAACTCCACAAAAAAGGTTGGGCGCACTCAGTGGAAGTATGGAATGCGGAAAATGTTTTAGTGGGTGGTGTGTATGGTGTTGCCATCGGTAAGTTTTTTGCAGGGGAAAGTATGTTTTCGTTTGAATCAGATGCAGGAAAAATTGGGCTCTTTCATTTGTTTGCAAAACTGAAAGAATCAAAATTTGAGTTATTTGACACCCAACAGCTCAACCATGTGACTTGGCAATTGGGTGCTTATGAAATTCCAAAACTATCTTATTTAGATCGATTGGAACGTTCTATCAAAGATATGGTTCCTTGGGTCATTCCACCTTCACACGACTGATTTCATCTAATTCTACTTTCCAAAGTTTCTGTACTTCTTCTGTTAGCTTTTCCCATTCTTTTTCTCCAATCATAGGTGCTTTGAATGGATCGAAGTTTGGATGGTTCTCAAAAAAATTCGTCATCTCCATTTGTTTCATCGTTGTTCGGTAAATCTCAGCTTCTTGGATTTCTGTTTCTGGATTTTTTTCACCTTGGATGAAGAAAGGTTTGGAAAGGCTAAGTGACAATAAATCAAAATGGTGGAGGTTCAAAACATATCCTATGCGTAGTAAAACCAAACTATGGTATTCGGTCATCACCTTGCGGTACTCAGAAGGATCATTGAATGTTAACGCACTGTTACTTCCATATGTGACATGAACTTCGTTCTGTTTGTCTTTATTGAGCATTGATTCAATGTTTTTAAATTCAGTACCAAGTATCTTGGGTAATATTGATTCGGCAAAAGGTATGAGTGAATTTTTGTTTTGATCCCGTATTGAAGTGATTTCTTCTTTTGTGATTTCTCTCGGGCGACAACCCGAGAGCAAAACAAGAGTTATCATCAAATTGAGAACTAGATTCATCTTAATTTTTTTTTGACTTAATTTTGGCAAATTCAACATCAATACGTCCCATTAACATTTTGAAGTACATCATCCAATCAGAAACGAAGGAATAAATTGGGTAGGTAAATGTCGCAGGGCGATTTTTTTCGACAAAGAAATGTCCGATCCATGCAAAGAAATACCCACTAACAAGTGCCAAACCTAAGATATACAACTTAGTAGTTGCGATAAATCCTAGAATACAACCGAAGGCAAGACTTGAGCCAACAAAATGTAACGCACGGTTAAACGGATGGCTATGTTCTTCTAAATAGAATGGGAAAAAATCTTTGAGTGTTTTGTACTTCTTTTCCATAAATTGGTCCTTTCTCTAAACCTTAGTCGATCTTTTCACTTTGCCAACTCAAAAATCATTCCAAATATTAGAGTTTGTCCCTAGTTTTTGAATCTATATTCGAGAATTCAGATATGATTTTAAAATAGAGTTGCACGTTAGTGGGTAGAAACTAATGTGCATTAACATTTAGAATCTAACAGAGAGTTAAATTTAGCAAAAAGTAGGAGAATGTATGAAGCCTAAATCGATTAAGCCGGATGAGTTAAACAAGATTTTTTCCGAATTAAAAAAAGGAGAGGAGTCTGCCATCGGAAGTTATTTGGTAAAAGGAGTTCGTCTTCAAATCAGTAAATACAATTTATCAGGTGCCGAACGAGTTCAATTGTTATACAAAAGAAGAAGGGCACAAGGTTTGTGTATTGTATGCGGAAAAAAAGTCACAAAGAAAAATCCATCTACAGATCAACTCTATAGACTCTGTGAGGAACACCGCAATAAGATTGATAAAGGTACTAAATAACCTATTCTTTGGTAGAGTTTCCCGCCTTTCTACGCGGGAGCTCCTGCCAGACTGCTTCTTTTTCCTCATCGGTCATACTGGACCATGCCCCGATTTCTTCGATTGTTCGGTAACAACCAGCACAAAACTCAGATTCTGGATCCATCATACAGATTTTAATACATGGTGATTTTCGAGACATAGACCTGAAAATAGTAAATTTTTATAAATTTTCCTAAGCTAGTTTGGGAATCCGTCGATCCTTCCCATAAGGGAAAAGGAATTCGCATGTTGGATTGGGTAGAATCACTTAGAAGTTTATTTACTACAGAAATAGACTGTTACAAGCGCCTTTTGGATTTGGAAGGCAAAAAAAGAAACGCCATCCACCAAGCGGACGGCAAATCACTCGAGTCCTTTGTTAAAGAAAGTTATCATATCATGGTAGAAGCCTCTGAATTGGAACGAATTCGGATGAAAACCATAGAAGATGTTTATGAAAAGGAAAAATTCCAAAAAGACGAATCTTCGATCACACTCACTCATTTTTTAAACCAAATGGACCGCGAGTCCAATTTTAAACTCAAAACGTTTGCGTTAGAACTTAAAAAGGTGGTGGCAGACTTAAAAGACGCCATCATCACAAACGAAAAACTTCTAAGAACCAGAAAAGAATTTTTGCAAGCAACCGTTGACTCACTACAAGAGTTATCCCGTGAAAAGGTGTATACCTCTCACAAACAACCAACAAGGCGTGGGCAGAGCCAAAAAGGCGCGATCATTTTGAACGCGACTGCCTAGGAGAATCGTATGGGATCAACATTCCAAGGTATAGAAATCGGAAAACGAGGACTTTCGGTCCACCAACAGGCGATCCAAACCACAGGTCATAATATTTCCAACGCGGATAACAAACATTATGCGCGTCAACGAGTTGTCATGAACAGCATGGATCCTATTTATGATCCAGCTTTCAACCGTGCAGAGGTTCCTGGTCAAATTGGACAAGGGGTAAAAATTTCCGAGATTGAACGAGTTCGTGATAATTTTATTGATGATCGCATCATTGATTCCTCTTCCTTAAAAGAATATTGGGGCAAAAAAAATGATTATTTGTACCAAGTAGAAACAGTTTTTAATGAGCCAACGGGAACGACACTTAGGTCCATGATGGATCAGTTTTGGTCTTCTTGGGAAGACCTTTCGAACTATCCTGAAGAAACAGCGCATAGAGCCG contains the following coding sequences:
- the aat gene encoding leucyl/phenylalanyl-tRNA--protein transferase, with amino-acid sequence MTKRSFDQFFKNPRQWREDLVAVGGDFSVDRLLYAYTHGIFPWSEDPIRWYCLDPRAIFDIHRVHFSKTVLRKVRQKKFRISFNEAFPIVMQACSYREKDNTWITPGFIDGYLELHKKGWAHSVEVWNAENVLVGGVYGVAIGKFFAGESMFSFESDAGKIGLFHLFAKLKESKFELFDTQQLNHVTWQLGAYEIPKLSYLDRLERSIKDMVPWVIPPSHD
- a CDS encoding DUF962 domain-containing protein, with the translated sequence MEKKYKTLKDFFPFYLEEHSHPFNRALHFVGSSLAFGCILGFIATTKLYILGLALVSGYFFAWIGHFFVEKNRPATFTYPIYSFVSDWMMYFKMLMGRIDVEFAKIKSKKN
- a CDS encoding LIC10235 family protein translates to MKPKSIKPDELNKIFSELKKGEESAIGSYLVKGVRLQISKYNLSGAERVQLLYKRRRAQGLCIVCGKKVTKKNPSTDQLYRLCEEHRNKIDKGTK
- a CDS encoding DUF1289 domain-containing protein; amino-acid sequence: MSRKSPCIKICMMDPESEFCAGCYRTIEEIGAWSSMTDEEKEAVWQELPRRKAGNSTKE
- the flgN gene encoding flagellar export chaperone FlgN produces the protein MLDWVESLRSLFTTEIDCYKRLLDLEGKKRNAIHQADGKSLESFVKESYHIMVEASELERIRMKTIEDVYEKEKFQKDESSITLTHFLNQMDRESNFKLKTFALELKKVVADLKDAIITNEKLLRTRKEFLQATVDSLQELSREKVYTSHKQPTRRGQSQKGAIILNATA